Part of the Prochlorococcus marinus CUG1435 genome, TTTTTTATTAGCTCAGCAATTTGATTAAGTTGCTCTATTTTTTTTAGAAAATTGCTTAGATCTTTATCTGACATTTATCTAGGAAGTAAATTTTTGATCATAAGTAAATATGTAATAAAGAACCCAGGCAACACCAATAATAAGAATTGCAATCATTATGTTTACTGACCAAACTACTTCTATCATGAAATTTTTTTTTATATTTTTAATATATCCAAAATTTAAATTAAATTAACTGTTAATAATTTAAATCTAGAACAATACACTACTAAAACTAGGTATATAGAATATTCATAAATAGTTTAAAAATTATGGGAGAAGCTAAGAGAAGGGAAGAGTTAGGCTTACCACCTAGAGAAAAGAAAAAGGAAAAACAAACATCGAAAAATCAACTAAACAAAATTTTAAATAAATATCCTTATTTACCTTTCATTTTAGGTTTTTCATTATTAGCAATATTAATTATCGATTTAGTTAATTACTACAAATAGATTTATAAAAAAGGGAATACTTTTAGCAGAAGAGAAGATTATGTTCGCAATTGCGAAATTATTTTTCCATAATAAAAATAAAACTCATGAAACCGATTTACACCTCATGCGCCTTAATTTTAGGGGTATTAACTTTGTTTTCAATATCTAATGCAAATGCAGGTGGCTGCAGTTCTCATACTGAGAAGAAGGCAGAAATTGAATGCTTGTCTGATGATAAAAAGTGTATAGAAGCGAAAGAAAAAGAATCACTATACAGAGTTGAGGCCTAAATGTTTGATAATCTTGGAACTGCTTTAGTGCAGGCATTAGGCTTCTTTGCTGTTTTTGGTTTTTTTGTATATCAAACTTTATTTGCAGATAGCAAACCCAAAAATTCAAAATCAAATCCAAAAAAAATAAAGATTTCCGACAAAAAAGAATCAATTAAAGAACCTAAAAAAGGCTTATTTAACAGAAAATCTAAACCTGTTGAAGAGAATTTAACAGTCCAAAAAAAGGGATTATTTAGGAGAAAAAAAGAAGTTATTAAAGAAGAGATTAAACCAAAGAAAAAAGGTTGGTTTAAATAGGTAAAGTTACTTAAACGCTTTTTTGATATCTTTTATACAAAAACTTTTTTTAGTAACTTTATAATTACAGTAGATAACATCTAAAATGAACCATAGAGAAATCTCAAAAAAATATAGCGAGTTACTTAACAAGGCTGAGTTTGCTACTGGCCGAAAGGAAGTTGTAGGTCTTTTAAAAAAAGCTGCCAAATTGAAATCTCAGATTGAAATCAATTGTTAGATCTTATAATTAGTTTAATTCTAAATGTAAAAAATTTTTTTAAATAAGTTTTTACATGAGATAATCTCCATAGATTATTTTTCTTATGAATAAAAAAGGTTATACAACCGAAAGCGGTGGTAGACAAAATGGTTTTGCAATTGAACCAGAAATTAACCCCATATCAGAAGGCGAATCAAAGAAATCCATATTTTTATTTGTTGGAATATTATTACCTTTTCTAATAGGCGGTTTTTATTATCTAAGGACTCTGAATATATTCTGATATTTTATAAGCCATTTTTAGCAATATATTCTTCTGAGCTAACTATATCTTGCATTAAGCTCTCTGATGAAGGATTAAACCCATTTTGCTCTAAAAAAGATTTAACCTTTTCAAATTTTTGCTGAATTTTCTTTGTATATGGCGTTGTCATCAAATAATCATCTTTTTCTGTTGAATAGTTCATTTGATTAACGGATTACTTTTACAATTAAATTTTGCAAAATATCCTATAGCTAGTGAAGTTATAAATATTACATAAATAATTTAATAGTAATAAATACTTATAAGTTGTTTGTGTGAGGTCGCTATTGATTGTTTAAAGAGTACTTATAGTAACTAGTTCCATTAAATCTCTGGACTGCAGATATTTTTGAAATACTTCAGAATAAAATGCTTTTTTAGCAGCAAATTTTGATTCGAATTCAATTACTAATCCAAGCTGCCCTCCATCCCATTCATTTGAGGTTGATTCTTGTATTAAATCTCTTTTTACTATTACTCCTCCCACAGATTTAATCCAAGGCAATACTGTCCTTATATATTCCAGAAATAAATCAGCATTTGGGATTGAAATTTTCTTAAGCCAGTAGCTCTTTGTCATCAAATCAACATATTCTGGGTAGAATATAGCATATTGAGGTAAGTATTTATCCTTAGCTATAAACTTCAGCGTATTTTAAATGGAAACCGAAAATGATTTATTAAATTTACTTCTTAAATCTCCAAATTCAGAGAGTATACGTAATATGGTCGAACAACTTGAAATTGATCATAATTTTTCCTTTAGCAAAGATAGAAATGATTTGCAGGGTGTTTGGGAGCTTAGGTGGAGTAGTTCTAATAGTCCTTTTTTAAAATATTCTCCTTTTATTGATAACCTTCAAATTCTTGATCCCTTAAATTTAAATGGTCTTAATTTACTTAAACCTAGAGGAATAAAATCAATTATTGGTACTGGCATTTTAATAAGACTTAACTACATAAATGAAAAAAAAATTGGGGTCAAATTTACACATGCTGGTGTTATTGGTCCTAAATTTGGAAAAAAAAATATAAAGGCTATGAAAGAAATAAATAATGAACAATTAGGGTGGTTAGAGATAACTTATTTAAGCAATAAGCTTAGAATCTGTAGAGGTGATAAAGGAACTTTATTTGTTTTAAGAAAAATAAATTCACCGACTTTATTAAAGAATTTCAAGGAATTTATTAAAATCTATTAAAAATAGAAATTAATTCTTTATCCAAATAGACTTTAATACGAAATAAATTGGTAAATATTTAAATGATTCTTTAGGTATTTCATAACTTAAGAATTTTAGTGCTTCTTCTAACCAGTAACCAATATCAAATCCTAAAAGAATTTTTTCTATAACAAACCAAAATTCTTTATCAAATATATTTCTGAAGTTTAAGTAAACATATTCCCAATGAAAGGTATTCCAATATTGGGTTAAAAATGAGGATAAAATAAGCCATAGTGATATAAATAGAAAACTTTTAAGAAATTTATAAAATTTTTTCATATACCAGCAACTGAATTATTTAATTTCAAATATCCCTTATTATTATTTGGTTCAAATTTTATTTCCATAAATATATTCAAAAAGATATAAAAATATTGAGAAAATAGTAAATTTTTGTGGCATTAATAATCTATTCTTCTTTTTTTAGATTCTGTGCCTTTAAATTTTTATTCTTAAGAAAAAATCCTAAAAACAGAAAAGCAGAATATATTAGTAAACTTATGCCAAAAATTAAAACTATCTTTGAAATATCCATAAATGATTTATTTATAAATTACAGCATTTTTTGCCAAGTTTTTTCTATGGTAATGATTTTTCATTTATCACGATAACGAGCTTCAATTATTAAGCTAATAATATTATTTAAATCATATGCAAGTAGCTTTTGCCTGGAGCCTTTGTCTATCAGTTGGTGTTGTTTTATTATCAATTATTCCATTAACTATAGGGAGGGTAAAAGCGGGATATTCTGTTGAAAATATGTCTGCTCCAAGGGCTTTATTCGATGAATTACCTTCTTTTGGGAAAAGAGCAGTTTGGTGTCATCAAAATTGTTGGGAAAGTATTTCCCTACATGCACCCGCATGTCTTCTTTGTTTGATTAGTTTAACTGACTCTAATATTGCAATAATTGCAGCATTGATTCATCCTATTTTTCGTTTTTTATATATTGGTGCATATATATTTAATATCCCCACAGCTAGAGGTTTAATGTGGGCCTCAGGAATTTTTACAACACTTTTGCTTTACAAAGAGGGCTTAACTCAATTGATATAAACTTTTTAAACAATAAACTTTTCTAAATCTTTTAATTGATATTCATTCATTAGTTCCACTTTATTTGATTTTGCTAGTTGATGCGCAGACTTTGTAAAGCCAGATTTTGAGACTATTATTGCATGTGTACCTTTCCAAAATAATTTACCAGCTGAAATTTCCTGAACTGCTTTATTTCCAATGGCTTTTTCATGATCTTTGCATTGTATACATATTCTCAAATCATTTATTGACGCAATTAAGTCAACCCCTTGATCTCCTGTAATAGGGGTTTCTTTTACTTCCCAGCCATTTTTTTTGAGAATTTCCATACAATGATTTTCAAATCTAATACCTTTTTTGTAGTTTCCCTTTTTTTTACTTGAGTAGTTTTTTTCTATTAGGATTAAGCATGATTTCTCAATTTGACTTGCTATGAAAACAAACCAATCTTCAGTCTCGAGCTTTCTAATAGATCCAATTATCTCATCATCAATAGTAGGATTTTCATTACAATAGGATCTCCACTTTTCGAAAAATAATTCCGTACTTCCAAATTCTTTTAAAATTACTTTTTCATAGAAGTATGGTATACCCTCTTTAAATCGCTTAGATCCATTAAATATATTTTTCTCAATGGCTTTTTCATCAAGAGGTGGATTGCCAATCCATTTTTTATAATCCTCGTTACCGTAAGCATCTATTTCCCTTAATCTGATCCTCTCCTCTAACAAATTGTATTTGTTCTCGTCAATTAATTTATTAATTGTTTGAATAAAGAAATTGGAATTTAAGGCATTGTTTAATTTTAACTTTTTCTTCTTAATTTGATAATCTCTTACAATTATAAAAATTAAAAAAATGATAAAAATAATTAAAATAAAAAAATTTTTCATTAAAGATTTTTATTTTCTATCTAAAAAGTTTTTGTTTTTCTAATAACAAAATTATTTTTTGTTATTACTGAAGATTCATTTACTTCAAACCCATTAATTGCTGATATTTCTCCTTTTATACCCTCTAATGTTAATTGCTCGATAATGCCTTTTATTACTTCATCCTCGACCAATT contains:
- a CDS encoding DUF1330 domain-containing protein, translated to MTKSYWLKKISIPNADLFLEYIRTVLPWIKSVGGVIVKRDLIQESTSNEWDGGQLGLVIEFESKFAAKKAFYSEVFQKYLQSRDLMELVTISTL
- a CDS encoding virion host shutoff protein, which codes for MKKFYKFLKSFLFISLWLILSSFLTQYWNTFHWEYVYLNFRNIFDKEFWFVIEKILLGFDIGYWLEEALKFLSYEIPKESFKYLPIYFVLKSIWIKN
- a CDS encoding restriction endonuclease, encoding MKNFFILIIFIIFLIFIIVRDYQIKKKKLKLNNALNSNFFIQTINKLIDENKYNLLEERIRLREIDAYGNEDYKKWIGNPPLDEKAIEKNIFNGSKRFKEGIPYFYEKVILKEFGSTELFFEKWRSYCNENPTIDDEIIGSIRKLETEDWFVFIASQIEKSCLILIEKNYSSKKKGNYKKGIRFENHCMEILKKNGWEVKETPITGDQGVDLIASINDLRICIQCKDHEKAIGNKAVQEISAGKLFWKGTHAIIVSKSGFTKSAHQLAKSNKVELMNEYQLKDLEKFIV
- a CDS encoding MAPEG family protein, whose translation is MQVAFAWSLCLSVGVVLLSIIPLTIGRVKAGYSVENMSAPRALFDELPSFGKRAVWCHQNCWESISLHAPACLLCLISLTDSNIAIIAALIHPIFRFLYIGAYIFNIPTARGLMWASGIFTTLLLYKEGLTQLI